The Saprospiraceae bacterium genome contains the following window.
GAATCCTCTAATTCAATGAATTAGGGCTTGTAAGAACGTTTTTGAAGTCTGATGGTGCGCAACATCTGGTCATTAGGACCAATCAATTTTACAAAATAAAGCCCATCATCTAACCAGCTGATATCATAATAGCCTTTTTGAATTGCAGGATATGAAGTTACTTTTTTACCTAATATAGAGTATAAATCGACTCTGGTAAGTCCGGTGTTAAATTCAACTGAAAATGAATTGGATGCCGGATTTGGATAGACTTTAATAGCTATATTTTTAACGTCTTTATTTGATACAATTTTATTGAAAGAATAGTCTGCTCTAAACTTATTCAGTGTGTCTTCTTTTTCATAAACCCACATGATGATATGCGCTTCACCCATGTTGCCGTCATCAAAAATATGCACATCTAGGGTTGCAGAATCATTGGCTTTTATAACATTGGGATTGTTATAAGGACATTTATCCACAAAATCTGCGTAGCAGTTGTTTGCATCGCATATGTAAGTACTCCAGCCGCTTGGCAACATAGCAATTTGACGGGTCCAAAGCACGTTAAGGGTTGCATTGGTGCGGTTCTTCATTTTACCATGCGCATTGTGATCGCTCATGTCAGGGACAAAAAAAATGGTGTTTGGGTTAGGGTTAACACTCACCTTTGCCGATTGAGCTGACAGCATTTGAACACATAATAAACTGATTGTCAAGTATATATATTTCATAGGCCTGAAGCTTAGCATTAATCTGTAAAGATATACTTTTTTAGTATGAATTCAAAGGGCTTTTTTTTGAAAGGAAATTCGTGAATTTCATTGAAACACATAAAAAAAGCCGATTTCAAAGAAACCGGCTTTTTTAAATTCAAGGGAACTCTAAAACTCCCTTTTATGTCATGTATTTTATTGAATTTGAATAAAGTGGTTTCTAACCCCTTTGTCTGTAACAACTTTCAAATTATATACGCCTGCATGTATAGCAGAAACATTGTAAGATTTTTGGTTTTCACCAGCAAACAAGTTCAGCGATCTGTCTAGCATGCTGATCATTTTTCCATGAACATCATACAATTGAATGCTTGCTGTTGCTTTTTCCTGTGAATTTACCTGAAGATTGATTTGATCTTTCACAGGATTCGGGAATACTTCCATTCTGGTTAAAATTCCTGCATCCTCAACACCAACCGGAGTTAAAGGCGCGATATCGATATCGTCCAGGAATAATAAATTGGAACCACCAGCAGGATTAAATCCTTTTAATCGGAAGATTACTTCCGCTTCTCCATCAAATTGGCTGATGTCTGTTGTATCCCGGATCCAATCTGCTGAACTCGGTGCAAAATAAGTACCGGGTATTGGCGCAACGGTAGCCAATTCATCACCTACTTTGGAATAAATCGTTGTCCAGTTGGCTCCACAATCTTTAGATGCTTCAACAATCAGACTTACTGCTTCACTATTTTTGGTAGCAAATGCACGGCTCATCATAAACGCTGTGTTTTTGCTATTGGTTAAGTTTACTTTGTCAAAGAAATAACCTACTTCTGTATTTTCTGGTCCGAAATAAAAATCCCAGAATAATGAATACACAGAATTTCCAAAGGCTCCAATTTCTTCAGGTGCTCCAAAAAATGCTTTATCTGCAGGATATACACGCATGGTAGAATAATTCTCAACATAATTATGAATTGGAATGACACCGCGTGCACTTACTTCAAATGATTCGTGCAATTCTTCTGTAAATGGAGTTGGATCAACTGTATATAAAAATCTGTGTGGACCGGTATTGTTCAGTTTGTCAATGTCTTTACTTGCACCGTTTACATTGTTAATTCGGTAGTTTACTTGAGCTTTACCAGGTGTAATGTTTACATTTTTAAATTCGTAAAATCCAGTTCCACCAGCAGGAATATTTACTGCCAAATTGGTTTGTCCGGTTTTCTTTACGTTATTGATCATCAAATCAACTGATAAGGTACGAATTGTATCTGTACCCAGGTTTTCAAAATCAACTTTAAAAGCTATGTTATTATCACAAATACCAGAAAAACCTGATAAGGTTGCTGAGGTTCCTAAATCAACATAGGTACTTGCACCTGGAATTGCTTTTGGAAAACTTTCGTTTGATTGAATCACTTCTTTTTTTGCAGTATGCTGCACAAAAGCAATGACTCCTAAGTTTCTCAAGTTGTAGATATAGCTTGGAATGGCAATTTTAAAGGTATAATCCAAACTTGCTCCTGGATCGATTGCTGTTAATTTAGTACCAGAAGCATTTGGAGCCATTTTACGGGTTACTGAATAAAATTCTAACTCACCATTGGTACCTGGTGGAATATGAAATTCAACCACTTTCTCAATTAAAATTACGTGCATGGTATATTCTGCAGGCAATACATTGGCACTTACATTTTTAACACTTACTGTCATGGTAACAGAATCCAGTTTGGTTGCCAATTCATGATTAACAGTAATTTCTACCGGACTGGTTACAACCGATCTGGTATTGATTATCCCTTGAGTAAAATCTGCAATATTTCCATGAAAAATGGGGGCACCTGCCTGGGTTACGCCTCCATCTGCCAAACAATCGGGTACTGCATTCACACCATAATAGGTAACACGACTTTGTACATCGGTCGGATTTTGAGAATTCATTGGGTCTGAACCTGGCCAACTGGTCTGGTAACACAATAAGGTCACCTTTGATTCATTGCCGGGTGTAAATATTATTTTATGGAATCCCGGATTGTAAACTGCACAGGGTGGACAAGAAGCCTGGGTAAATTCTTCTACTAAAACACGGCGGGGAGCCTGACTGTATGCGATAGAACTTGCCAAAACTCCTAAGAAAACAAGAATGTAAATTTGTTTCATATGGAATTGTTTTGTTGTGGAATAAGGTTTAAAGGCAACAAAATTATATTATTATTCCAATTAATTTTGAAATTTAACAAATTACAGTATTTTTCGTAATTAGCATTTTGGTATAAATCCAAAGAAAAATTGGCAGAAAAGGAAATGGAGCAAATTGTAATAGTCGGAAATGGCATTGCGGGAATAACTGCCGCACGCGAGTTGCGTAAACTCAGCGAGGTTAAAATTTGTGTAATATCCTCAGAATCAGCCTATTTTTTCTCTCGTACAGCTTTGATGTATGTCTATATGGGGCATTTGCGATGGAAAGATATTGAACCCTATCCGCATGATTTTTACAGCAAAAACGGAATCGATTTACTGCATACCAAGGTTTTGTCCATTGATTTTAACTCCAAATGTGTACATACTGAAAATGAAAAGCCGCTTGCTTACGATCGTTTAATCCTGGCAACTGGCTCCAATTCCAAAACGGTCGAAATTCCAGGGAATCAAGTGGAAGGGGTTTGTAGTTTGTATTACAAACAGGATTTGGAGCATATCGAAAAATTGACACCTTCGATTCAACAGGCAGTGATCATCGGTGGCGGACTCATTGCGATCGAATTGGCGGAAATGTTGAGTTCACGTAAAATACCCGTTTGCATGTTGGTTCGTGAATCTGATTATTGGGCGCAGGTACTTCCGGAAGACGAAGCTCGTATGATTACCAGGCACATTCAGGACCATGGCGTTGATTTACACCTAGAAACTCAAGTAACCGAAATCTTATCAGATGATTTGGGTCGTGTGAGAGCGGTTGTCACCAGTAATGGACACGAAATAGCCTGCAACTTTGTTGGAATCGCTGTTGGGGTTAAACCAAATATCGAGTGTGTTCAAAATACAACGCTCGAATGTGATCAGGGGATTCTTGTAAATGATTTCCTTGAAACCAATATCGAGCATGTGTATGCTATCGGAGATTGTGCACAACTTCGAAAACCAATCTTAGGCAGAAAAGCTATCGAAACAGCATGGTACATCGCCCGGGCTATGGGTAAAACGCTCGCACATCATATTTGCAAAGAACCTACTGCGTATCAACAAATCATCTGGTACAATTCAGCTAAATTTTTTGACATTGAATATCAGGTTTACGGATTTGTTCCCGCACAAATTCATTACCCCTTGAACAGCTTACATTTGGAATCGCCCAATGGCAGACAAAGCATTCGAATCACCTATGATCATGATACCAAAGTAGTGAAAGGATTTTTATTGATGGGATACCGATTTCGTCAGGATGTTTGTGAAAAATGGATTAGCCAAAAAATGATGCTTGAAACTGTAGTTTCAACCATTCGAATGGCTTTTTTTGAACCCGAATTTTACAAAGGAATTGCGAGGCGGTATATGAAAAAATTTAATATAGAATTTGGCAAAGCTTCCTATTTAAGATCACGGGGTTCTTTTGACAGTGTACTCAGATTTTTTAAACGCTCTAAAAAGCAATAACAAATGAAATTACTCTTGAATAAAATTGGTTTCACCCATCGTGATTTAATTCAAATTACTGCGATTGGAGTTATTCTTTTTGGAATCACACTTATCATCCTGGCTTGTAATAAAATCTTATACAATAATCTCAATTATATCCTACATGCCTTATCTTATATTTCAGCCGGATTTATTTTATACTGTTTGAGTTTGTATTGGGGCAAACCTGCAGGAATTAAAAATGACGGTGTTTGGTTTAAATCCGTCAGTTCCAGAAAATGGCTTGCCTGGTTATTGGCATGCATGCTCACCGTGTTTTATTGTATCCTGTATTGGTTTCCAGCTTATTTGGGTTTTGATGTAAAAGGCAATACGGGTTTCATTGCATTTTTTGATCCACTCAGTTATTATATAAAAAATCAGCCCGCCAGTCAATGGTTTGTTTATGGGGTGTTATATACCTGGGCCATTTTTTTCTTTGGAATTAAATTTATAATAAAGTACAGACACAGTCGCTATCAAATATTGCGAACACTTTCTGTTATGTTTTTTCAAACTGCCTTTGCGTTTATATTGCCTGAACTGATGTTGCGCATGAATTTACCCTATCACGATTTTAAAAACATTTGGCCTTTGAACTATTATTTCTTTGATGGCTGGCATATTGATCAACTATTATCACAGGGTGAAATTGGATATTATATGTTAATGGGCGGTATCTTAATGATTATTGCAGGATCTCCCATCCTTACTTTTCTATTTGGTAAACGCTGGTATTGCTCCTGGATTTGCGGTTGCGGCGGACTTGCAGAAACAGCCGGCGATTCCTTTCGTCAACTTTCAAATAAATCAAAAACAGCCTGGAACATGGAGCGTGTTTTAATCTACT
Protein-coding sequences here:
- a CDS encoding Omp28-related outer membrane protein, encoding MKQIYILVFLGVLASSIAYSQAPRRVLVEEFTQASCPPCAVYNPGFHKIIFTPGNESKVTLLCYQTSWPGSDPMNSQNPTDVQSRVTYYGVNAVPDCLADGGVTQAGAPIFHGNIADFTQGIINTRSVVTSPVEITVNHELATKLDSVTMTVSVKNVSANVLPAEYTMHVILIEKVVEFHIPPGTNGELEFYSVTRKMAPNASGTKLTAIDPGASLDYTFKIAIPSYIYNLRNLGVIAFVQHTAKKEVIQSNESFPKAIPGASTYVDLGTSATLSGFSGICDNNIAFKVDFENLGTDTIRTLSVDLMINNVKKTGQTNLAVNIPAGGTGFYEFKNVNITPGKAQVNYRINNVNGASKDIDKLNNTGPHRFLYTVDPTPFTEELHESFEVSARGVIPIHNYVENYSTMRVYPADKAFFGAPEEIGAFGNSVYSLFWDFYFGPENTEVGYFFDKVNLTNSKNTAFMMSRAFATKNSEAVSLIVEASKDCGANWTTIYSKVGDELATVAPIPGTYFAPSSADWIRDTTDISQFDGEAEVIFRLKGFNPAGGSNLLFLDDIDIAPLTPVGVEDAGILTRMEVFPNPVKDQINLQVNSQEKATASIQLYDVHGKMISMLDRSLNLFAGENQKSYNVSAIHAGVYNLKVVTDKGVRNHFIQIQ
- a CDS encoding T9SS type A sorting domain-containing protein is translated as MKYIYLTISLLCVQMLSAQSAKVSVNPNPNTIFFVPDMSDHNAHGKMKNRTNATLNVLWTRQIAMLPSGWSTYICDANNCYADFVDKCPYNNPNVIKANDSATLDVHIFDDGNMGEAHIIMWVYEKEDTLNKFRADYSFNKIVSNKDVKNIAIKVYPNPASNSFSVEFNTGLTRVDLYSILGKKVTSYPAIQKGYYDISWLDDGLYFVKLIGPNDQMLRTIRLQKRSYKP
- a CDS encoding NAD(P)/FAD-dependent oxidoreductase, with amino-acid sequence MAEKEMEQIVIVGNGIAGITAARELRKLSEVKICVISSESAYFFSRTALMYVYMGHLRWKDIEPYPHDFYSKNGIDLLHTKVLSIDFNSKCVHTENEKPLAYDRLILATGSNSKTVEIPGNQVEGVCSLYYKQDLEHIEKLTPSIQQAVIIGGGLIAIELAEMLSSRKIPVCMLVRESDYWAQVLPEDEARMITRHIQDHGVDLHLETQVTEILSDDLGRVRAVVTSNGHEIACNFVGIAVGVKPNIECVQNTTLECDQGILVNDFLETNIEHVYAIGDCAQLRKPILGRKAIETAWYIARAMGKTLAHHICKEPTAYQQIIWYNSAKFFDIEYQVYGFVPAQIHYPLNSLHLESPNGRQSIRITYDHDTKVVKGFLLMGYRFRQDVCEKWISQKMMLETVVSTIRMAFFEPEFYKGIARRYMKKFNIEFGKASYLRSRGSFDSVLRFFKRSKKQ
- a CDS encoding 4Fe-4S binding protein translates to MKLLLNKIGFTHRDLIQITAIGVILFGITLIILACNKILYNNLNYILHALSYISAGFILYCLSLYWGKPAGIKNDGVWFKSVSSRKWLAWLLACMLTVFYCILYWFPAYLGFDVKGNTGFIAFFDPLSYYIKNQPASQWFVYGVLYTWAIFFFGIKFIIKYRHSRYQILRTLSVMFFQTAFAFILPELMLRMNLPYHDFKNIWPLNYYFFDGWHIDQLLSQGEIGYYMLMGGILMIIAGSPILTFLFGKRWYCSWICGCGGLAETAGDSFRQLSNKSKTAWNMERVLIYSILVFVIVMTYGVIYTYLTGEETLYGYSTAKIRSVYGFAIGAAFSGVIGVGFYPLMGSRVWCRFGCPMAAILGIQQRFFSRFRITTNGGQCISCGNCSSYCEMGIDVRSYAQNGKNIVRASCVGCGICAAVCPRGVLKLENGTLDLFSRDQSLAEKFK